One window of Cygnus atratus isolate AKBS03 ecotype Queensland, Australia chromosome 29, CAtr_DNAZoo_HiC_assembly, whole genome shotgun sequence genomic DNA carries:
- the MYG1 gene encoding LOW QUALITY PROTEIN: MYG1 exonuclease (The sequence of the model RefSeq protein was modified relative to this genomic sequence to represent the inferred CDS: deleted 8 bases in 6 codons; substituted 1 base at 1 genomic stop codon), with product MRRAARALPVMAAAGTGESGAGPKAALARAPRPRIGTHDGTFHCDEVLACXMPAFPPEPHPVPTYARTAEVVRTRDRTPSSWKPECDVVVTLGAEYDPERHRYDHHQRSFAQSMHSTSSPASPGPRKLSSAGLVYCHFGTQILATSWGQPEDGPVVTALYDKLYENFVEEIDTPSTNGVAQTDGEPRYALTTHLSARVGRLNPRWNDPDQDTEAGFRRALELVEGGKRRHAAVLGAAWAGDPPPRLPLPVPRRRHTVVPLQVDASGVLLELPQGGCPWKEHLFGLEKELDLPDPLQLVLFPDRGGQWRVQSVPAGPHTFESRLPLPEPWRGIRDEALSQLAGVPGCVFVHASGFIGGNRTRDGALEMARRTLALRRGAGEQSG from the exons ATGCGCCGCGCCGCGCGGGCTCTTCCCGTCATGGCCGCCGCCGGTACCGGAgagagcggggccgggcccaaGGCGGCCCTC GCCCGCGCCCCGCGGCCGCGCATCGGCACCCACGACGGCACCTTCCACTGCGACGAGGTGCTGGCGTGCTGAATGCCTGCT TTCCCCCCCGAGCCTCACCCCGTGCCCACATACGCAAGGACCGCGGAGGTGGTGCGCACCCGGGACCGGACCCCGAGCTCCTGGAAACCAGAGTGCGACGTGGTGGTG ACGTTGGGGGCGGAGTACGACCCCGAGAGGCACCGCTAC GACCATCACCAGAG GTCCTTCGCCCAGTCCATGCACAGCACCTCCAGCCCAGCAAGCCCTGGACCACGAAAGCTGAGCAGCGCCGGCTTGGTTTACTGCCACTTCGGCACCCAAATCCTCGCC ACCTCCTGGGGGCAGCCGGAGGACGGCCCCGTGGTGACGGCGCTCTACGATAAG CTCTACGAGAATTTCGTGGAGGAGATCGACACGCCGTCGACAAACGGCGTGGCGCAGACGGACGGGGAGCCCCGCTACGCC CTCACCACCCACCTCAGCGCCCGCGTGGGCCGCCTG AACCCCCGCTGGAACGACCCCGACCAGGACACCGAG GCGGGGTTCAGGCGGGCGCTGGAGCTT gtggagggagggaaaCGGAGGCACGCAGCGGTGCTGGGGGCCGCGTGGGcaggagacccccccccccggctccccctcCCGGTGCCGCGGCGCCGTCACACCGTGGTCCCCCTGCAGGTGGACGCGAgcggggtgctgctggagctcccGCAGGGCGGCTGCCCCTGGAAGGAGCACCTCTTCGGcctggagaaggagctggacctgcccgaccccctgcagctggtgctgttcCCCGACCGCGGCGGGCAGTGGCGGGTGCAGAGCGTCCCGGCGGGGCCGCACACCTTCGAGAGCCG ccttcccctccccgAGCCGTGGCGGGGGATCCGCGACGAGGCGCTGTCGCAGCTCGCCGGCGTCCCCGGCTGCGTCTTCGTGCACGCCAGCGGCTTCATCGGCGGCAACCGCACGCGGGACGGGGCGCTGGAGATGGCCCGCAGGACGCTGGCGCTGCGGCGAGGGGCAGGAGAGCAAAGCGGATGA